One Desulfonatronum thiosulfatophilum genomic region harbors:
- a CDS encoding Na+/H+ antiporter subunit E — translation MDPRTLLFRVAVFGLLWWVLTQGGSPLSGLGIIAILSASVLSLRMIPPGAWNWRFSALIRFGPYFLHQSLLGGLDVAYRALRPRMDLKPVVITHILRLESEPARVFFVWVVSLLPGTAGVDLQYDTVSVHVLDESIADAQKLRELEDRIDDLFGNGDE, via the coding sequence ATGGACCCTCGGACCTTGCTTTTCAGGGTCGCCGTCTTTGGTCTGCTCTGGTGGGTGCTCACCCAGGGCGGTTCGCCGCTTTCCGGATTGGGGATCATTGCTATTTTGTCGGCTTCGGTTCTGAGTCTGCGCATGATTCCTCCGGGCGCATGGAACTGGCGTTTCAGCGCCCTGATTCGTTTCGGGCCGTATTTTTTACATCAATCCCTTCTGGGCGGCCTGGATGTGGCCTACAGAGCCCTGCGGCCGCGGATGGACCTGAAGCCTGTGGTGATTACTCATATCTTGAGACTGGAATCGGAACCGGCTCGGGTTTTCTTTGTGTGGGTGGTCAGTCTGTTGCCCGGTACGGCTGGCGTTGACCTGCAATACGACACGGTGAGCGTGCATGTTCTGGATGAAAGCATCGCGGATGCGCAGAAGCTGCGAGAGCTTGAGGATCGTATCGACGATCTGTTTGGAAACGGGGATGAATAA
- a CDS encoding complex I subunit 5 family protein has product MIWLVAVLFPLVLALLLGIAPIRGMIARHGVWIAPLPALALAFWGGGMDPGFLPALFLGTSLHFGPYGQVFLLLAALLWTAAGVFAGSSAGSGSQQVRFALFFLLTLCGNLGLTVAQDLASFYVFFALMSFAAYGLIIHDRTPTALYAGRVYLTMAVIGEVILASGLYYAGVAGQSLLFGDISANLAAHDHAGLIFTLVFIGFGIKAGIIGLHIWLPLAHPAAPTAASAVLSGVMIKAGLLGWMQFFPLGAGLSHWGMTLALLGLIAAVYGVASGLTRHDPKTILAYSSVSQMGLMTMAFGFALLPGASEAESLISGLLLFVLVHGLAKASLFLGVGVAKSTARSSRQAPVVLAGLTLAGLILAGLPFTGGSLVKQSLKEGVGYLPQAWSGYFTAMLFVTAVGTMLLLAVLVWRVRETMAQGGKSAGIGMLGSWGAVAVLLLIAAPLLNTAFPEGPAAFTVSWLSIWDGIWPIALGMTAAAAFVRLNKGGVERRGLDDLVLAATDSALVRVLRAWRAGPLCDPSCGSINLVTWSDRLLQSQWMRTIPDMLERRLLYWHTVGLLFVALLLGFTVLAWWGMM; this is encoded by the coding sequence GTGATCTGGCTCGTTGCGGTGCTTTTTCCGTTGGTCCTGGCTCTCTTGCTCGGCATTGCACCCATTCGCGGGATGATTGCCCGCCATGGGGTGTGGATCGCTCCTTTGCCCGCGCTGGCATTGGCGTTCTGGGGCGGCGGCATGGACCCCGGCTTTTTACCGGCCTTGTTTCTGGGAACGTCCCTGCATTTTGGTCCGTACGGACAGGTGTTTCTGCTCCTCGCCGCTCTGCTCTGGACGGCGGCCGGAGTCTTTGCCGGATCCTCAGCCGGGAGCGGCTCGCAACAAGTCCGCTTCGCGTTGTTTTTCCTGCTGACTCTGTGCGGCAATCTGGGGTTGACCGTGGCCCAGGACCTGGCTTCCTTTTATGTTTTCTTTGCCTTAATGAGCTTTGCCGCCTATGGACTGATCATTCATGACCGGACTCCCACGGCCCTGTATGCCGGACGGGTCTATCTGACCATGGCCGTAATCGGTGAAGTGATTCTGGCCTCGGGATTATATTATGCCGGAGTTGCCGGACAGAGCCTTCTTTTCGGCGATATTTCCGCGAATCTGGCAGCCCATGATCACGCAGGGCTGATTTTTACCTTGGTCTTCATCGGCTTCGGCATCAAGGCCGGGATCATCGGGCTGCACATCTGGCTGCCCCTGGCCCATCCCGCAGCGCCCACCGCGGCCAGTGCCGTGCTCAGCGGGGTGATGATCAAGGCCGGACTGCTGGGCTGGATGCAGTTCTTTCCCCTTGGCGCGGGGTTGAGTCATTGGGGCATGACCCTGGCATTGCTGGGCCTGATCGCGGCGGTGTACGGCGTGGCGTCCGGATTGACCCGGCATGATCCGAAAACCATTCTGGCCTATTCCAGCGTGAGCCAGATGGGGCTGATGACCATGGCTTTCGGCTTTGCCTTGTTGCCCGGCGCTTCCGAAGCCGAGTCGTTGATTTCCGGGTTGCTGCTCTTTGTCCTGGTCCATGGGCTGGCCAAGGCCTCGCTTTTTCTGGGGGTCGGCGTGGCCAAGTCCACCGCCCGAAGCTCACGGCAGGCGCCCGTGGTCCTGGCGGGCTTGACGCTGGCCGGGCTTATTCTGGCGGGGCTGCCGTTTACCGGCGGGTCCCTGGTCAAGCAGTCCCTGAAGGAGGGCGTGGGCTATCTGCCGCAAGCCTGGAGCGGGTATTTTACGGCCATGCTTTTCGTGACCGCGGTGGGAACGATGCTCCTGCTGGCGGTTCTGGTCTGGCGGGTTCGGGAAACCATGGCCCAAGGCGGAAAATCCGCTGGAATCGGGATGCTGGGTTCATGGGGGGCCGTGGCCGTGTTGCTGTTGATCGCGGCGCCTCTTCTGAACACGGCATTTCCGGAGGGCCCGGCCGCATTCACGGTAAGCTGGTTGAGCATCTGGGATGGTATATGGCCCATCGCGCTGGGCATGACGGCCGCGGCGGCATTCGTGCGCTTGAACAAGGGCGGCGTGGAAAGGCGTGGGCTGGACGATCTGGTCCTGGCCGCGACGGACAGCGCCCTGGTTCGTGTGCTCCGGGCATGGCGGGCCGGTCCGCTGTGCGATCCCTCCTGCGGTTCGATCAACCTGGTGACCTGGTCGGACCGACTGCTGCAGAGCCAGTGGATGCGCACGATCCCGGACATGCTGGAACGACGGCTTCTGTACTGGCATACGGTGGGCCTGCTTTTTGTGGCCTTGCTGCTGGGCTTTACGGTGCTGGCATGGTGGGGGATGATGTGA
- the pyk gene encoding pyruvate kinase, with the protein MKTKIVVTVGPAIDSEDMLRKMVEQGVRIFRLNSSHGDRAYFEKVIGRLKALEAELDLSLSLMQDLSGPKIRIGEIPEAPWDVYKDDQLIMGLPGRKNDYESSLKEENARWIDLDHPEMLEVLAAGDTVTLSDGGLQFHVTEKIDAHAVRLKAHNSGLLASKKGVAFPGKVSPLPAFTPKDRQDLAYGLELGVNVVALSFVQNAQDVESLINEMERLGHRVPVIAKLERLNAVENLQEILKLADGIMVARGDLGLECPLASLPGLQKEIIKACNQAGKPVIVATQMLLSMVENPVPTRAEITDVANAILDGTDCVMLSEESAIGNYPLATVQQMIQIGNEAEKFAARHNPGPIAPRDQSDPAWFLAYAACLLAEKANVRALVAHSMSGATIRHLSACRPEQPLYALSTDPLVRQFLNFSKGVLPYPVKEQLSDHLDRTEYFVDSCREFATGEAVVITAGQPKPRQERTATNLVKIYVK; encoded by the coding sequence ATGAAGACGAAAATTGTGGTCACTGTCGGTCCGGCCATCGACAGCGAAGATATGTTGCGCAAGATGGTCGAGCAGGGGGTGCGGATTTTCCGGCTCAATTCCTCCCATGGGGACCGGGCCTATTTTGAAAAGGTGATCGGTCGGCTCAAGGCGCTGGAAGCGGAACTGGATCTCTCGTTAAGCCTGATGCAGGACCTTTCCGGCCCCAAGATCCGGATCGGCGAAATCCCGGAGGCGCCCTGGGATGTCTACAAGGACGACCAATTGATCATGGGGCTTCCCGGAAGGAAAAATGATTATGAGTCCAGTCTGAAAGAAGAAAATGCGCGCTGGATCGATTTGGACCATCCGGAGATGCTGGAGGTGCTCGCGGCCGGAGATACCGTAACCCTCAGCGACGGCGGGTTGCAATTTCACGTGACGGAGAAGATCGATGCCCATGCCGTGCGGCTCAAGGCGCACAATTCCGGTTTGCTTGCGTCGAAGAAAGGCGTGGCCTTTCCCGGCAAGGTCAGCCCGCTGCCCGCTTTCACTCCGAAGGACCGTCAGGACCTGGCCTATGGACTGGAACTGGGCGTAAATGTCGTAGCCCTGTCATTCGTGCAGAATGCCCAGGACGTTGAATCTCTGATCAACGAAATGGAACGCCTCGGACACCGGGTGCCGGTGATCGCCAAGTTGGAGCGCCTGAACGCCGTGGAGAACCTGCAGGAAATCCTCAAGCTGGCGGACGGGATCATGGTCGCCAGGGGCGATTTGGGGCTGGAATGTCCCCTGGCTTCTCTGCCCGGGCTGCAGAAAGAGATCATTAAGGCCTGCAATCAGGCGGGAAAACCGGTGATCGTGGCCACCCAGATGCTGTTGTCCATGGTGGAGAATCCCGTGCCGACCCGGGCCGAGATCACGGACGTGGCCAATGCCATCCTGGATGGAACGGATTGCGTGATGCTGTCCGAAGAATCGGCCATTGGTAATTATCCCTTGGCAACAGTGCAGCAGATGATCCAGATAGGAAACGAAGCGGAGAAATTTGCCGCCCGGCACAATCCGGGGCCGATTGCTCCCAGGGATCAGAGCGATCCGGCCTGGTTTCTGGCCTATGCCGCCTGTCTGTTGGCGGAGAAGGCCAACGTCCGGGCTCTGGTGGCCCACAGCATGTCCGGAGCCACCATCCGCCATCTCAGTGCCTGCCGGCCCGAGCAGCCCTTGTATGCCCTGAGCACAGACCCCCTGGTCCGTCAGTTTCTGAACTTTTCCAAAGGAGTGCTGCCGTACCCGGTCAAGGAACAGCTTTCGGATCACCTGGACAGGACGGAATATTTCGTGGACAGCTGCCGGGAATTCGCCACCGGCGAGGCTGTGGTGATCACCGCGGGACAGCCCAAACCCCGTCAGGAGCGCACGGCCACCAATCTGGTGAAGATTTACGTGAAGTAG
- a CDS encoding complex I subunit 5 family protein: MTMTSWLPLIVLCSSLFTGLIIFLLPGERSGWRTTLNMAGATVKVVAVFVMAWGVLVHEEVYEVRFTMGLDFDFLLQVDLLSLAFVSLSSNLWFLTTLYAVGYLEGSRNRSRFFGFFSLCVTASTGVALAGNLITFFIFYEFLTLVTYPLVVHQGTPQALAAGRTYLWYAMSAGALLFIGVVWLQLLAGPLDFVSGGTLSAMEHIGPWHLRVIFVLLIIGLAVKTAFVPLHGWLPEAMVAPAPVSALLHAVAVVKAGAFGVLRVVQDVYGKDFAAQLQVLDPLAMVVAATIIFGSVRALMQNDLKRRLAYSTVSQVSYIALGAVVAGPLATVGGLAHLVHQGIMKITLFFCAGIFKESRGISRIDQMNGLGRTMPLTMAMFTIASLGMIGVPPMAGFVSKWYLAQGGIQAGQDWVVLILVVSSLLNAAYFLPILHRAWFVAPDTDEGTDGDVKTVRDPARKPWAGMEAPWLLLVPTLITALMSLGAGVFAGWEWSPLGVAQQIVVGRGDQP, translated from the coding sequence ATGACCATGACCTCCTGGCTGCCGTTGATCGTTCTGTGCAGCTCCCTGTTCACCGGGTTGATCATTTTCCTGCTGCCGGGGGAACGTTCTGGGTGGCGCACGACCCTGAACATGGCCGGCGCCACGGTGAAGGTCGTGGCGGTCTTCGTGATGGCCTGGGGGGTGCTGGTCCATGAAGAAGTGTACGAAGTTCGCTTCACCATGGGATTGGATTTCGATTTTTTGCTTCAGGTGGATCTGCTGTCCCTGGCCTTTGTCTCCCTGTCCAGCAATCTCTGGTTCCTGACCACCCTCTATGCCGTGGGCTATCTGGAAGGCTCGCGCAACCGGAGCCGCTTCTTCGGCTTTTTCAGCCTTTGCGTGACCGCCTCCACCGGGGTGGCCCTGGCCGGCAACCTGATCACTTTTTTCATTTTCTACGAATTCCTGACCCTGGTCACCTATCCCCTGGTGGTCCACCAGGGCACGCCCCAGGCTCTGGCAGCGGGAAGAACCTATCTCTGGTACGCCATGAGCGCCGGTGCCCTGCTGTTCATCGGCGTGGTCTGGTTGCAGCTGCTTGCCGGTCCCCTGGATTTCGTTTCCGGCGGCACATTGTCGGCCATGGAGCATATCGGCCCATGGCACCTGCGGGTCATTTTCGTGCTGCTGATCATCGGCTTGGCGGTGAAAACCGCCTTTGTTCCGCTGCACGGCTGGCTGCCCGAGGCCATGGTCGCGCCCGCGCCGGTGAGCGCGCTGCTCCATGCCGTGGCCGTGGTCAAGGCAGGCGCTTTCGGGGTGCTCCGCGTGGTCCAGGACGTGTACGGCAAGGATTTCGCGGCCCAATTGCAGGTGCTCGACCCCTTGGCCATGGTGGTGGCGGCCACGATTATTTTCGGGTCCGTGCGGGCCCTGATGCAGAACGACCTCAAACGGCGGCTGGCCTATTCCACGGTCAGCCAGGTTTCCTACATCGCCCTGGGAGCGGTGGTGGCGGGGCCGCTGGCCACGGTGGGCGGACTCGCCCATCTCGTGCACCAGGGAATCATGAAGATCACCCTGTTCTTCTGCGCCGGCATCTTTAAAGAATCCCGGGGCATCAGCCGGATCGACCAGATGAACGGTCTGGGCCGGACCATGCCCCTGACCATGGCCATGTTCACCATCGCCAGCCTGGGAATGATCGGCGTGCCGCCCATGGCCGGCTTTGTCAGCAAGTGGTACCTGGCACAGGGCGGGATTCAGGCCGGCCAGGACTGGGTAGTCCTGATTCTGGTGGTCAGCAGCCTGCTCAATGCCGCCTATTTTCTGCCCATCCTGCATCGGGCCTGGTTTGTCGCCCCGGATACGGATGAAGGCACGGACGGTGATGTGAAAACGGTTCGAGATCCTGCCCGGAAACCGTGGGCCGGCATGGAAGCGCCCTGGCTGCTCCTTGTCCCGACCCTGATCACGGCCCTGATGTCTCTTGGAGCTGGGGTTTTTGCCGGTTGGGAATGGAGCCCTCTGGGCGTGGCGCAGCAAATTGTCGTCGGCAGGGGGGACCAGCCGTGA
- a CDS encoding complex I subunit 5 family protein, producing the protein MTHLVWAIWTPFLGAMVCLLLRGRAVAWAGLAASLAVFGVCINLVMSVWEHGFVRVELGGWAAPLGIGLYLDGIGALFMLLTAMVGVLVGVYAMSFFGHDSPDHPDRRHGQGRMRPYFWPIWLLLWGGLNGLYLSSDIFNAYVLLEIVGIAAVGLTVLSGTRASLTAGLRYLLATMFASLMYLLGVALLYAQIGRLDFFLLAETMTPSLPVLAAFGLMTFGLLIKGALLPFHFWLPPAHSSAPAPVSAILSAMVTKAAFFLLLRIWFVIFPEILVPATGQLIGLMGAVAVLWGSLQAVRQTSLKMLIAYSTVGQLGYLFLLFALIPGGTHGSEAWASIAWTGMMFHVFSHGLAKAALFLAAGCLVLAMGTDDLRAMRDIAGRLPVITFTLAVAGVSLMGLPPSAGFVAKWMLLKASLASGQWWWVVVIALGGLLTASYVFKILSFTFVPSTSRPMDLKPVPMVMTLVALTLAVLCALFGFRAEEVIAMLPQGVDMAFPDIPGGRP; encoded by the coding sequence ATGACGCACCTGGTCTGGGCGATCTGGACTCCTTTTCTCGGGGCGATGGTTTGCCTGCTGCTTCGGGGGCGGGCCGTCGCCTGGGCGGGTTTGGCGGCTTCCCTGGCCGTGTTCGGCGTGTGCATCAACCTGGTGATGAGTGTCTGGGAACACGGATTCGTCCGGGTTGAACTGGGAGGATGGGCCGCGCCCCTGGGCATCGGGTTGTATCTGGACGGCATCGGAGCGTTGTTCATGCTCCTCACGGCCATGGTCGGAGTGCTGGTCGGGGTGTATGCAATGAGCTTCTTCGGTCATGACTCTCCGGATCACCCTGACCGACGTCATGGTCAGGGACGGATGCGGCCGTACTTCTGGCCGATATGGCTGCTGCTCTGGGGAGGGCTGAACGGTCTCTATCTCAGTTCCGACATCTTCAACGCCTATGTTCTGCTGGAGATTGTCGGCATCGCGGCCGTGGGGCTGACCGTGCTTTCCGGCACCAGGGCTTCGCTGACGGCCGGATTGCGTTACCTGCTGGCCACCATGTTCGCCTCCCTGATGTACCTGCTGGGCGTGGCTCTGCTGTATGCCCAGATCGGCCGCCTCGATTTCTTTCTCCTCGCCGAGACCATGACACCTTCCTTGCCCGTACTTGCGGCATTCGGGCTGATGACCTTCGGTCTGCTGATCAAGGGGGCGTTGCTGCCCTTTCACTTCTGGCTGCCTCCGGCTCATTCCAGCGCACCGGCACCGGTAAGCGCCATTTTGTCGGCAATGGTGACCAAGGCAGCTTTTTTTTTGCTCCTGCGGATCTGGTTCGTGATTTTTCCGGAGATTCTCGTTCCTGCCACCGGCCAGTTGATCGGCCTGATGGGAGCCGTGGCCGTGCTTTGGGGATCCCTGCAGGCCGTGCGCCAGACGAGCTTGAAAATGCTCATCGCCTATTCCACGGTGGGGCAACTGGGATATCTGTTCTTGCTTTTCGCTCTCATCCCGGGGGGGACCCACGGAAGCGAGGCCTGGGCTTCCATAGCCTGGACCGGCATGATGTTTCACGTCTTTTCCCACGGTCTGGCCAAGGCGGCCCTGTTCCTGGCCGCGGGCTGCCTGGTGCTGGCCATGGGCACGGACGATCTGCGGGCCATGCGTGATATTGCCGGTCGATTGCCGGTGATCACCTTTACCTTGGCCGTGGCCGGGGTCAGTCTGATGGGGTTGCCGCCCAGCGCCGGCTTCGTGGCCAAGTGGATGCTTCTCAAGGCTTCCCTGGCCAGCGGGCAATGGTGGTGGGTCGTGGTCATCGCCCTGGGCGGACTGCTCACCGCGTCCTACGTCTTCAAGATTCTGTCCTTCACCTTCGTTCCCTCCACGAGCCGCCCCATGGATCTCAAGCCCGTGCCCATGGTCATGACCCTGGTCGCCCTGACCCTGGCCGTGCTCTGCGCCTTGTTCGGCTTTCGGGCGGAGGAGGTGATCGCCATGCTGCCTCAGGGTGTTGATATGGCCTTTCCGGATATTCCTGGAGGGCGTCCATGA